One window of Camelina sativa cultivar DH55 chromosome 4, Cs, whole genome shotgun sequence genomic DNA carries:
- the LOC104781294 gene encoding protein trichome birefringence-like 36: MFTSKTQVFFLSLCLILSKEALSHFDEQWLVDDDDPLNALQTRRERREERCDYSVGKWTYDETYPLYDSGSCPYLSSALSCQRNGRPDSNYQKWRWVPKACSLPRFNALKFLGKMRGKRIMLVGDTIMRNQWESLVCLVQSVIPTHRKKLTYNGPTMSFHSLDFETSIEFCWAPLLVELKKGVDRKRVLHLDSIEDNARYWRGVDVLVFDSAHWWTHSQKWSSWDYYMDGNKLFKVMNPMVAYERGLTTWAKWVEINLDPSKTKVIFRTISPRESGQMCYNQRHPLPSLSSSRKPHMPQQSRVLNKVLSTMKYRVYLHDITTMSAYRRDGHPSVFKRAMHEEEKHHHISGPSSDCSHWCLPGVPDIWNEMLSSIILTNVV; the protein is encoded by the exons ATGTTTACCTCAAAAACACAAGTCTTCTTCTTGTCTCTGTGTCTCATACTTAGCAAAGAAGCATTGTCTCACTTTGATGAGCAATGGCTAGTCGACGATGACGATCCACTCAACGCCTTGCAGACTAGGCGcgaaagaagagaggagaggtGCGATTACTCGGTGGGGAAGTGGACGTACGACGAAACGTATCCGCTATATGACTCAGGCAGCTGTCCATATTTGAGCTCTGCACTAAGTTGCCAGAGAAATGGAAGACCTGACTCTAATTACCAGAAATGGAGATGGGTGCCAAAGGCTTGTTCACTTCCAAG GTTTAACGCATTAAAATTCCTTGGGAAAATGAGAGGAAAAAGAATAATGCTGGTTGGAGATACAATTATGAGAAACCAGTGGGAATCTCTTGTCTGCTTAGTACAGTCTGTGATTCCAACTCATCGTAAGAAGCTTACTTACAATGGTCCTACAATGTCTTTCCATTCTCTG GATTTTGAGACATCAATTGAGTTCTGTTGGGCTCCTCTGCTTGTGGAACTCAAGAAAGGAGTTGACCGTAAAAGGGTGTTACATTTGGACTCAATCGAAGACAATGCTAGATACTGGCGAGGTGTTGATGTTCTTGTATTCGATTCTGCTCACTGGTGGACTCACTCTCAGAAATGGAGTTC GTGGGACTATTACATGGATGGGAACAAGCTCTTCAAAGTTATGAACCCAATGGTTGCTTATGAGAGAGGACTTACCACATGGGCTAAATGGGTTGAGATCAATCTTGATCCATCCAAAACCAAAGTCATTTTCCGCACCATCTCACCAAG AGAGAGTGGTCAAATGTGCTATAACCAGAGACATCCCTTGCCTTCTTTATCCTCTTCAAGAAAACCACACATGCCTCAACAGTCAAGAGTGTTGAACAAAGTGCTAAGCACAATGAAATATCGGGTATATCTGCACGATATCACAACCATGTCAGCATATAGAAGAGACGGGCATCCTTCGGTGTTCAAGAGAGCAATGCACGAGGAAGAGAAACACCATCATATCTCTGGACCTTCATCAGATTGTAGTCACTGGTGCTTACCTGGCGTCCCTGACATTTGGAATGAGATGCTTTCTTCAATTATCTTAACCAATGTCGTATGA
- the LOC104781293 gene encoding probable sucrose-phosphatase 3a, with translation MDRFDGPPRLILVADLDCTLVDHDDPENTDLLRFNALWEAQYRHDSLLVYCTGRSFSSYSSLRKKRPLLTPDIAVTSVGSVIVYGGDSLVSSDDVWTAHLDDKWNRDIVLEETSKFPQLDPQPAKSQEPHKVSFFVEKEHAVEIMKVLPGRLEERGVDVKLVYSNGYAFDVLPKGAGKQGALTYLLDKLEVEGKQPSNTLVCGDSGNDAELFNISQVYGVMVSNSHEELLQWHEENAKDNPKIFHASQRCGAGIIEAIERFSLGPSVSPRDVLDTENFHVESLNPVHEVVKFYLFYERWRCGEVEKSDKYLQYLKSLSSPLGVFVHPSGEEKLIHEWIDEMGNLHGDGKEKQFRIWLDKVSSSHISSDTWVARFDKHELSEGKVRSCSTKVLLSCQGEKQKLTWMHIHQSWLDESFSDDQEKWIF, from the exons ATGGATAGATTTGACGGACCACCACGTCTCATACTAGTTGCTGATCTTGATTGCACATTG GTGGATCACGATGACCCTGAAAACACAGACCTCCTTAGGTTCAATGCGCTTTGGGAAGCTCAATATCGCCATGATTCGTTGCTTGTTTACTGCACAGGGAGGTCTTTCAGCTCGTACTCGAGTCTAAGAAAGAAGAGGCCATTGCTGACACCGGACATCGCCGTTACTTCTGTTGGTTCTGTGATTGTTTACGGCGGTGATTCCTTAGTGTCGTCGGATGATGTTTGGACAGCTCATTTGGATGATAAGTGGAATCGAGACATTGTCCTTGAGGAAACTTCTAAATTCCCTCAACTTGACCCTCAG CCAGCCAAGAGCCAAGAACCCCACAAAGTGAgtttttttgtggaaaaagAACACGCTGTTGAAATAATGAAGGTTCTTCCGGGGCGATTAGAGGAGCGTGGG GTGGATGTGAAGCTGGTTTATAGCAACGGCTATGCTTTCGATGTATTACCTAAAGGAGCTGGAAAACAAGGTGCTCTGACATATCTACTTGACAAGTTGGAGGTTGAAGGCAAGCAGCCTTCTAATACACTTGTTTGTGGCGACTCTGGAAATGATGCTGAGCTTTTCAACATTTCCCAAGTATATGGTGTAATG GTTAGCAATTCGCATGAAGAATTGTTGCAATGGCATGAAGAAAATGCGAAGGACAACCCAAAAATATTTCATGCGTCCCAAAGATGTGGAGCTGGCATCATAGAAGCCATTGAGAGGTTTAGTTTGGGACCAAGTGTCTCTCCACGAGATGTTTTGGACACTGAAAATTTCCACGTGGAAAGTTTGAATCCTGTTCATGAGGTTGTTAAGTTTTATCTGTTTTATGAGAGATGGCGATGTGGAGAGGTGGAGAAGTCTGACAAGTATTTGCAGTATTTGAAATCGCTCTCT AGTCCACTTGGTGTTTTTGTTCATCCCTCTGGAGAGGAGAAACTGATACATGAATGGATAGATGAGATGGGAAATTTACACGGGGATGGGAAGGAAAAGCAGTTTCGCATTTGGTTGGATAAAGTTTCATCTTCTCACATCAGTTCAGATACATGGGTTGCAAGATTTGACAAGCATGAGTTATCTG AGGGAAAAGTACGGTCTTGCTCTACAAAAGTCTTACTGAGTTGTCAG GGGGAAAAGCAAAAGTTGACGTGGATGCACATCCACCAATCATGGTTAGATGAATCATTTTCAGATGATCAAGAAAAATGGATTTTCTAG
- the LOC109132692 gene encoding TATA-binding protein-associated factor BTAF1-like, with translation MAQQQSSRLNRLLTLLDTGSTQATRLTAAKQIGDIAKSHPQDLSSLLRKVLHHLRSKKWDTRVAAAHAIGAIVLNVKHTSLSELLNSLATKLGEAGMSDNVDEVVALRNLQSKILANAPFRSFEMNKVLEFGALLASGGQEYDILNDNSKNPRDRVARQKKNLRRRLGQ, from the exons ATGGCACAGCAACAATCTTCCCGACTCAATCGTCTCCTTACTTTGTTGGACA CTGGTTCAACACAAGCTACTCGGCTAACTGCAGCCAAACAGATCGGTGATATCGCCAAGTCTCATCCTCAGGACTTGAGCTCTCTTCTGAGAAAG GTTTTGCATCACCTCCGTAGTAAAAAGTGGGATACGAGGGTTGCTGCTGCTCATGCTATTGGTGCCATTGTTCTGAATGTCAAGCATACTTCATTGAGTGAACTGTTAAATTCTTTAGCAACGAAGTTGGGTGAGGCCGGGATGTCTGATAATGTAGATGAAGTGGTGGCTTTGCGCAATCTTCAGTCCAAAATTCTAGCAAATGCGCCCTTCAGAAG CTTTGAGATGAATAAGGTTTTAGAGTTTGGCGCTTTGTTGGCATCTGGTGGACAG GAGTACGACATTTTGAATGACAATTCCAAGAATCCAAGGGATCGAGTTGCTCGTCAGAAAAAGAATCTCCGGCGACGTCTAGGTCAATAG